Proteins from one Hyperolius riggenbachi isolate aHypRig1 chromosome 2, aHypRig1.pri, whole genome shotgun sequence genomic window:
- the LOC137542653 gene encoding E3 ubiquitin/ISG15 ligase TRIM25-like encodes MASADVTAELRCSICMEIYRDPVTLPCGHNFCRGCITQAWNHQEDLRENKCPECQKIYRRRPELVRNTTLHNICEAFHATETDQEQTGVFCDYCDFPVPATKSCLQCETSLCDHHLRKHDRSGGHTLLPPTTDLGKRKCSVHKKILEYYCTEDAACICVYCSLAEEHQGHQVEMLDEASEKKKRKLRNVLQKLMTETEEAKKRVQSLEKRRRKVKGKADGETERVTALFRDLRRQLEDLERRVLSDIIMKAKEVTLIYNDVIKHLEIKNKELSRKMCHIEELCNMIDPLTVLQESDTGDLCDTEDRERHDKQLHDGGDLDVAGISHTLHTGLADIMSEVIVQKHTDIQAYPHSSTKDKDPITAKLCWPRPQLTPTAQHTQRQAGGTNIGAAQQTSGLPVYADILLDINTAGNKLHISDDRKTASRSGRSQNHPYTPERFQCSQVLSSQRFSSGRHYWGVDVGGSIMWRVGMCYPSIARTGDQSWIGSNNKSWGLNRKYNHYAVAHDKEEIRLPGKIPSNRVRICLDYEAGKISFYALCDPIRHLHTFTAAFTEPLHAALWVLDGNMKISGKN; translated from the coding sequence ATGGCATCTGCTGATGTGACTGCTGAGCTCCGCTGCTCCATCTGTATGGAGATCTATAGAGATCCTGTGACCTTGCCGTGTGGCCACAACTTCTGCCGGGGCTGCATCACACAAGCCTGGAACCATCAGGAGGATCTTAGGGAAAATAAATGTCCTGAATGTCAGAAGATATACAGGAGGAGACCTGAGCTGGTGAGGAACACAACGTTACATAACATCTGTGAGGCTTTTCATGCTACAGAGACAGATCAGGAGCAGACCGGGGTCTTCTGTGATTACTGTGACTTTCCTGTTCCTGCTACTAAATCCTGTCTGCAGTGTGAGACCTCCTTGTGTGATCATCACCTGAGGAAACATGACAGGTCAGGGGGACACACTTTACTACCTCCCACCACTGACCTGGGGAAGAGGAAATGCTCTGTCCATAAGAAGatcctggagtattactgcactgaggatgctgcTTGTATCTGTGTTTACTGCAGTTTGGCTGAAGAACATCAGGGACACCAGGTGGAGATGCTGGATGAGGCCTctgagaagaagaagaggaagctgagaaatgttttgcagaaactgatgacagagacagaggaggctaagaaaagagtccagagtctggagaaacgcaggagaaaagtaaAAGGGAAAGCAGATGGTGAAACAGAGAGAGTTACTGccctgtttagagacctcaggagacAGCTGGAAGACCTGGAGAGGAGAGTCCTGAGTGACATCATCATGAAGGCAAAGGAGGTGACGCTAATATATAATGATGTCATCAagcacctagaaataaaaaacaaggAGCTGTCCAGGAAAATgtgtcacattgaggagctgtgtaacatgattgatccactgactgtcttacaggaatcagacacaggtgacttgtgtgacacggaggacagagagagacatgataaacagctccatgatggaggggatctggatgtggctggcatctcacacacattacacacagggctAGCTGATATCATGTCTGAGGTAATTGTGCAGAAACATACAGACATACAGGCCTATCCACATTCTAGTACAAAGGACAAAGATCCCATCACTGCTAAACtatgctggccacgcccccaactcACCCCCACCGCACAACACACACAGCGCCAGGCTGGGGGGACAAATATTGGGGCTGCACAGCAAacatcagggctgccagtgtaTGCAGACATATTACTTGATATAAACACAGCTGGTAATAAGCTACATATATCAGATGACAGGAAAACTGCATCCAGGTCAGGCAGAAGCCAGAATCACCCATATACACCAGAGAGATTTCAGTGTTCTCAGGTGTTGAGCAGCCAGAGattctcctcagggcgacattactggggAGTGGATGTTGGGGGATCAATAATGTGGAGAGTtgggatgtgttaccccagtatagccaggacaGGAGATCAGTCATGGATTGGAAGTAATAACAAGTCCTGGGGATTGAACAGGAAGTATAATCATTATGCAGTGGCACATGATAAAGAAGAGATCCGGTTACCAGGCAAGATCCCCAGTAATAGAGTCAGGATATGTCTGGATTATGAGGCGGGGaagatctccttttatgccctgtgtgacccgatcagacacctccacaccttcactgctgctttcactgagcccctccatgctgcattATGGGTACTGGATGGTAACATGAAGATATCTGGAAAGAATTAG